In Ruminococcus sp. HUN007, a genomic segment contains:
- a CDS encoding GNAT family N-acetyltransferase, producing MSEIIHAPELFSERLRFTDMTEDDADFVVSVRNDPEVYKFFISVHEITIEEHLNWFKNSYIYNSDRFDWIARNPEGERVGIFGVKRVSLEEKSAEISYILSSSFYKKGYASEAVKRLIHFCFDEWKCDKVIAEIHKNNDASLKLIERLNFSKSSSNGDFVIWELKR from the coding sequence ATGAGTGAAATAATACATGCTCCTGAATTGTTTTCTGAGCGGCTTAGATTTACGGATATGACAGAAGATGATGCTGATTTTGTCGTTTCTGTAAGAAATGATCCCGAAGTATATAAATTTTTTATTAGCGTTCATGAGATAACTATTGAGGAGCACCTGAACTGGTTTAAAAATAGCTATATTTATAATTCGGATAGATTTGACTGGATTGCTAGAAATCCTGAAGGCGAAAGAGTAGGCATTTTTGGAGTCAAACGTGTTAGTTTGGAAGAAAAAAGTGCTGAGATAAGCTATATACTTTCAAGTAGTTTTTATAAAAAGGGATATGCCAGCGAGGCTGTTAAGCGTTTAATACATTTTTGTTTTGATGAATGGAAATGTGATAAAGTTATAGCGGAGATTCATAAAAATAATGATGCTTCATTAAAACTAATAGAAAGACTTAATTTTTCAAAATCATCAAGCAATGGTGATTTTGTGATATGGGAATTAAAAAGATGA
- the pseI gene encoding pseudaminic acid synthase produces MFRLFDKIKNNEVYVIAEMSANHGGSLDTALEIVRQAAKTGADCLKIQTYTADSITIDCDKEDFLIHGGLWDGYKLYDLYTEAGTPYEWHKPIKDECENYGMDFLSTPFDNHAVDFLDEIGCEAYKIASFELVDIPLIEYAASKGKPMIMSCGMASAEEIQDAVDACKRQGNDQIVLLKCCSEYPANWNDMHIANIPDMIKRFGVNVGLSDHSAGHIAAVVAVAQGACVVEKHVKLEGVESADSKFSMSMSEFEAMVKAVRDTKSIIGDVNYGPSSGEKDNLKFRRSLYAVKDICIGDVISENNVRSIRPSCGLPPKYMNNILGKKAKTDIPFGTALSMEMFDE; encoded by the coding sequence GTGTTCCGTTTGTTCGATAAAATTAAGAATAATGAAGTTTATGTAATTGCGGAAATGAGTGCAAATCATGGCGGAAGTCTTGATACTGCTCTTGAAATAGTACGTCAGGCTGCCAAAACAGGAGCAGATTGCCTGAAAATTCAGACTTATACTGCAGATAGTATAACAATTGACTGTGATAAAGAAGATTTTCTGATTCATGGAGGCCTCTGGGATGGCTATAAGCTTTACGATCTGTATACTGAAGCTGGAACCCCTTATGAATGGCATAAACCAATAAAAGATGAGTGCGAAAATTACGGAATGGATTTTTTATCTACACCGTTTGATAATCATGCCGTTGATTTCCTTGATGAAATCGGGTGTGAAGCATATAAAATTGCTAGTTTCGAACTTGTAGATATTCCGCTTATTGAATATGCAGCTTCAAAAGGTAAACCAATGATTATGTCATGTGGTATGGCATCTGCTGAAGAAATTCAGGATGCGGTAGACGCTTGTAAGCGTCAGGGTAATGATCAGATCGTACTGTTGAAATGCTGCAGTGAATATCCGGCTAACTGGAATGATATGCATATAGCGAATATTCCTGATATGATAAAAAGGTTTGGTGTAAATGTCGGACTTTCTGATCATAGTGCTGGTCATATTGCTGCTGTAGTAGCTGTTGCACAGGGCGCATGTGTTGTTGAAAAGCACGTTAAGCTCGAAGGCGTTGAAAGTGCTGACAGTAAATTCAGTATGTCAATGTCTGAATTTGAAGCAATGGTCAAAGCAGTTCGTGATACTAAATCAATTATCGGTGATGTTAATTATGGTCCGTCATCAGGTGAGAAGGATAATCTGAAGTTCCGCAGAAGCCTTTATGCTGTAAAGGATATTTGTATAGGTGATGTAATATCGGAAAATAATGTACGTAGTATTAGACCATCATGCGGACTTCCGCCTAAATATATGAATAATATATTAGGTAAAAAGGCTAAAACTGATATTCCGTTCGGTACAGCATTGTCAATGGAGATGTTTGATGAGTGA
- the pseF gene encoding pseudaminic acid cytidylyltransferase — MSTVAIITARGGSKRIPKKNIKEFCGKPIIAYSIEAALNSKVFDEVMVSTDSEEIASIAKQYGASVPFLRSEETSNDYATTADVIAEVLEQYKNTGKAFDNFACIYPTAPFVTGVRLAEAEKLLKNADGVVSVVRYSFPPQRAFVIRNEKVAYQYPEYEKSRSQDLEPIYHDCGQFYMCSVEAFNKYHSMILPNTKPYIMPEEEVQDIDTMSDWEIAEAKYKVLLKR; from the coding sequence ATGAGTACAGTAGCAATTATTACAGCTCGTGGTGGCAGTAAAAGAATTCCTAAGAAGAACATTAAAGAATTCTGCGGAAAACCTATTATAGCTTACAGTATTGAAGCTGCTTTAAACAGCAAAGTATTTGATGAAGTAATGGTTTCAACTGATAGCGAAGAGATAGCATCTATTGCTAAACAATACGGAGCAAGTGTGCCTTTCCTTCGTTCTGAAGAAACCAGTAACGATTATGCTACTACAGCTGATGTAATTGCTGAAGTTTTAGAACAGTATAAAAATACAGGTAAAGCATTTGATAATTTTGCATGTATTTATCCTACTGCTCCGTTTGTTACTGGTGTGAGACTGGCTGAAGCTGAAAAGTTATTAAAAAACGCTGATGGAGTAGTTTCTGTCGTAAGATATAGTTTTCCTCCACAGAGAGCTTTTGTTATTCGTAATGAGAAAGTTGCATATCAGTATCCTGAGTATGAAAAAAGTCGTAGTCAGGATCTTGAACCAATTTATCATGATTGTGGGCAGTTTTACATGTGTTCAGTAGAGGCTTTTAACAAATACCATTCGATGATTTTACCTAATACAAAACCGTATATTATGCCTGAAGAAGAGGTTCAGGATATTGATACAATGTCAGACTGGGAAATTGCAGAAGCTAAATACAAGGTACTTTTAAAGAGGTGA
- the pseC gene encoding UDP-4-amino-4,6-dideoxy-N-acetyl-beta-L-altrosamine transaminase: MEELAVFGGKPVLSKKIGYGHQYIDDNDIQAVVDVLKSDYLTCGPKIEEAEKKLCEITGAKYAVLIANGTAALHACIFAAGIGKGDEVITTPITFAASANCALYLGAKPVFADIDPDTYNIDPDSIEKCITERTKAVVAVDYTGQAVQLDRIREICDRHNLILIEDAAHSLGTKYNGKAVGSIADMTEFSFHPVKTCTAGEGGAVTTNDYELYKKLVLFRTHGITRVQEWMDKPSEGGWYYQQIDLGYNYRMTDMQAALLSSQLDKLDMFGKRRKELVKRYDAAFAEVPEIIVQKEIPESDTVRHLYVIQFDLDKLKCTRKEVFEALQAEGVGVNVHYIPVYSFPYYKSIGYKMGICPNAEKLYERMISIPLYYSLTDEQQESVITAVKKVINYYKKEA, encoded by the coding sequence GTGGAAGAATTAGCTGTTTTTGGTGGTAAACCAGTTTTGTCAAAGAAAATTGGTTACGGTCATCAGTATATTGATGATAATGATATTCAGGCTGTTGTTGATGTATTAAAAAGCGATTACCTTACTTGCGGTCCAAAGATAGAAGAAGCAGAGAAAAAACTTTGTGAGATCACAGGCGCAAAATATGCTGTGCTCATTGCTAATGGTACAGCTGCGCTTCATGCTTGTATATTTGCAGCAGGAATAGGTAAAGGTGATGAAGTTATAACTACACCTATTACATTTGCAGCTTCTGCGAACTGTGCATTATATTTAGGAGCTAAACCTGTTTTTGCGGATATCGATCCGGATACATATAATATTGATCCTGATAGTATAGAAAAGTGTATCACTGAAAGAACAAAAGCTGTAGTTGCTGTTGATTATACAGGCCAGGCTGTACAGCTTGACCGCATTAGAGAAATATGTGATCGTCATAACTTAATTCTGATTGAAGATGCAGCTCATTCATTAGGAACAAAGTATAATGGAAAAGCAGTAGGAAGTATCGCTGATATGACAGAATTCAGTTTTCATCCTGTTAAAACATGTACAGCCGGAGAAGGCGGTGCGGTTACAACTAATGATTACGAACTCTATAAAAAACTTGTTCTTTTCCGTACACATGGAATAACTCGTGTTCAAGAATGGATGGATAAGCCTTCTGAAGGTGGCTGGTATTATCAGCAGATTGATCTTGGTTATAATTATCGTATGACAGATATGCAGGCAGCATTGTTATCAAGCCAGCTTGACAAACTTGATATGTTCGGAAAGAGAAGAAAAGAACTTGTAAAGCGTTATGATGCTGCTTTTGCTGAAGTTCCAGAGATTATAGTACAGAAGGAAATACCTGAATCTGATACAGTTCGTCACTTGTATGTTATTCAGTTTGATCTTGATAAACTGAAGTGTACTCGTAAGGAAGTATTTGAAGCATTACAGGCCGAGGGCGTAGGTGTTAATGTTCATTATATACCGGTATATTCGTTCCCTTATTATAAGTCAATTGGATACAAGATGGGAATATGTCCGAATGCTGAAAAATTATATGAACGCATGATTTCTATTCCTCTGTATTATAGTTTAACAGATGAACAGCAGGAAAGTGTAATTACGGCAGTAAAGAAAGTTATAAATTATTATAAGAAAGAAGCGTAA
- a CDS encoding polysaccharide biosynthesis protein → MSAFNGSTLMITGGTGSFGNTVLKHFLETDIGEIRIFSRDEKKQDDMRHLLQARNAETAKKVKFYVGDVRNIQSVKDAMHGVDYIFHAAALKQVPSCEFFPMEAVRTNIIGTDNVLHAAVEAGVKRVVCLSTDKAAYPINSMGISKAMMEHVIFANARVARERGGTVICCTRYGNVMCSRGSVIPLFIDQIHAGNPITITDPNMTRFLMNLDEAVDLVKFAFEHANPGDLFIQKADASTIGDLAKAVQKLFGDTGTNIIGTRHGEKLYETLMTCEERLRAEDMGGYFRVAADSRDLNYDKDIVNGNVQTMADESYTSHNTVRLDVEGTINKILTTDYVKEELNGIRHN, encoded by the coding sequence TTGTCAGCTTTTAATGGTTCAACTTTAATGATCACAGGAGGAACTGGATCATTCGGAAACACTGTACTTAAACATTTTTTAGAAACAGATATCGGAGAAATCCGTATTTTCTCTCGTGACGAGAAAAAGCAGGATGATATGAGACATCTGTTACAGGCAAGAAATGCTGAAACTGCTAAAAAGGTTAAGTTTTACGTAGGTGATGTAAGAAATATTCAGTCTGTAAAAGATGCTATGCATGGCGTTGATTACATATTCCATGCTGCTGCATTAAAACAGGTTCCATCATGTGAGTTTTTCCCTATGGAGGCTGTAAGAACTAACATTATCGGTACTGATAATGTTTTGCATGCTGCAGTAGAAGCTGGAGTAAAAAGAGTTGTATGTCTTTCTACTGATAAGGCGGCTTATCCAATTAATTCAATGGGTATTTCAAAAGCAATGATGGAACATGTAATTTTTGCAAATGCCCGTGTAGCAAGAGAAAGAGGCGGCACTGTTATCTGCTGTACAAGATACGGTAATGTTATGTGTTCAAGAGGATCGGTAATACCGCTGTTTATTGATCAGATTCATGCTGGTAATCCGATTACTATTACTGATCCTAACATGACTCGCTTTTTAATGAATCTTGATGAGGCTGTTGATCTTGTTAAGTTTGCTTTTGAACACGCTAATCCTGGAGACCTTTTCATACAGAAAGCTGACGCGAGTACAATCGGAGATTTGGCTAAGGCTGTACAGAAATTATTCGGGGATACTGGAACAAACATTATAGGAACTCGTCACGGTGAAAAGCTTTATGAAACTCTTATGACATGTGAAGAGAGACTTCGTGCTGAAGATATGGGCGGCTATTTCAGAGTTGCAGCTGACAGCCGAGATTTAAACTATGATAAAGACATAGTTAATGGCAATGTTCAGACTATGGCTGATGAATCATATACAAGTCATAATACAGTTCGTTTGGATGTTGAAGGCACTATTAACAAGATTCTTACAACAGATTACGTTAAAGAAGAACTTAACGGTATTAGGCATAATTAA
- a CDS encoding oligosaccharide flippase family protein, giving the protein MDNNSSEALKSGIWYTTANFLTKSIGIITTPIFTRLLSKSDVGAFGNYTSWLAVFIILITFNLESTFISAKFDFEKEFDSYVSTMFLFSGCSSIAWLIIFNLFSSLFVTKMHLDIVYINCMCMYLFFLPAVNLYQTKERYRFGYKKSVLISSLIAIGTALISVLLVVFMSNKLAGRVWGSAIPTIIIGCFLVILLFKAGNKIKVEYIRYALPICLPFIPHLLSMTFLNSLDKMMITDIRGEEENALYSIAYQCSSVVTILVTSLNTAYSPWLGEKLHEKAYTDIRTFSKKYVLIFLSLAVGIMLISPDIMMIMGGKSYMEAQYVMPPVMLGCVCQFIYTMYVNVEQYQKKTVGMAIASVSAAMLNYVLNYLLIPKYGYIAAAYTTLISFLWLFIIHMILVRTIGYSKVYANKYIIGIVGVASVITVLVNLLYRNTILRYSIVVLYCITLLFFIVKNKDIIMRLLKKKA; this is encoded by the coding sequence ATGGATAACAATAGTAGTGAAGCGCTGAAATCTGGGATTTGGTATACTACTGCAAATTTCTTAACCAAAAGTATTGGGATAATAACAACTCCAATTTTTACGAGGTTATTAAGTAAATCAGATGTAGGTGCATTTGGAAATTATACTTCCTGGCTTGCCGTTTTTATTATTTTAATAACATTTAATCTGGAAAGTACTTTTATAAGTGCAAAATTCGATTTTGAAAAAGAGTTTGATTCTTATGTAAGCACTATGTTTTTATTCAGTGGTTGTTCATCGATTGCTTGGTTGATTATTTTCAATTTATTCTCATCTTTATTTGTTACTAAAATGCATTTAGATATAGTGTATATCAATTGTATGTGCATGTATTTGTTCTTCCTACCTGCAGTCAATTTATATCAAACAAAAGAACGATATAGATTCGGGTATAAGAAATCTGTTCTTATCAGTAGCCTGATAGCTATAGGAACAGCTCTTATTTCAGTTTTACTTGTTGTTTTCATGAGCAATAAGTTAGCTGGTAGAGTATGGGGAAGTGCAATTCCGACGATAATAATAGGATGCTTCTTAGTTATCTTACTTTTTAAAGCTGGGAATAAAATAAAAGTTGAATATATCAGGTATGCATTGCCAATATGCTTGCCTTTTATACCTCATCTTTTATCTATGACTTTTCTGAATTCACTTGATAAGATGATGATAACAGATATCAGGGGAGAAGAGGAGAATGCGTTATATTCAATAGCATATCAGTGTAGTTCAGTAGTAACCATTCTTGTTACATCTCTGAATACAGCTTATTCGCCATGGTTAGGTGAGAAGCTTCACGAAAAAGCATATACGGATATACGAACTTTTTCTAAAAAATATGTTCTTATTTTCTTATCTCTTGCAGTTGGAATAATGCTTATATCACCTGATATTATGATGATTATGGGTGGTAAGTCGTATATGGAAGCACAGTACGTAATGCCACCGGTTATGTTAGGTTGTGTCTGCCAGTTTATCTATACTATGTATGTGAATGTTGAGCAGTATCAAAAGAAAACAGTTGGTATGGCAATTGCAAGTGTTTCAGCAGCGATGCTGAATTATGTATTGAATTATCTTTTGATTCCTAAATATGGTTATATCGCAGCGGCATATACAACATTGATTAGCTTTTTATGGTTATTTATTATTCATATGATTTTAGTTCGTACTATTGGGTACAGTAAAGTATACGCTAACAAATATATTATTGGTATTGTAGGTGTTGCTTCTGTTATTACAGTACTTGTTAATTTATTGTATAGAAATACTATATTACGATATTCAATCGTTGTTTTGTATTGCATTACTTTGCTGTTTTTTATAGTTAAGAATAAAGATATCATAATGAGACTTCTGAAAAAGAAAGCTTAA
- a CDS encoding O-antigen ligase family protein, with protein sequence MINDIKRIDYYFLLIIPYIEPQLFKTAGFDGIDTIFLVLKLICAMLISIEYIIVKKFKISRITILMFISQSAVVLSTILNNGSMKRCLGPAIISIVMIMLGELVFSTYWKNYLIILEKYLDILFLVHCITLILRFLGVNPFYTNRASFLGIENRWIYVFLPWVIISFINSYVKIGKISFKAVMTYLCCLFCLLITWSVGAFLSFIIFPVIMYLSRKVLSRINIKTFVSFVAFGVFNYVLVTGKLLKFFENFIVGYLHKSITLSGRVYLWEVVLKCLSEKPLLGEGVHSTSYDLLYFYQHSGCIPGTAVNHPHNHLLNIAFHGGYFALVFFYDYNVYRLC encoded by the coding sequence ATGATTAATGATATAAAAAGGATAGATTATTATTTCTTACTGATTATACCTTATATAGAACCTCAGTTATTTAAGACCGCTGGATTTGATGGTATTGATACAATATTCTTAGTATTGAAACTGATATGTGCTATGTTGATTTCAATTGAATATATAATTGTAAAAAAATTTAAAATTTCTAGAATTACAATATTAATGTTTATTAGTCAATCGGCTGTGGTTTTATCTACTATTCTGAATAATGGGTCAATGAAAAGATGTTTAGGTCCAGCTATTATTTCTATTGTGATGATTATGTTGGGAGAATTAGTATTTTCAACTTATTGGAAAAATTATTTAATTATACTTGAGAAATATCTGGATATATTGTTTTTGGTTCATTGTATTACATTGATATTGAGATTTTTAGGTGTAAATCCTTTTTATACTAATAGAGCTTCTTTTTTAGGAATAGAAAACAGATGGATTTACGTGTTCCTGCCTTGGGTTATAATTTCTTTTATAAATTCTTATGTAAAAATAGGAAAAATATCTTTCAAAGCTGTTATGACATATTTATGTTGTTTGTTTTGTTTGCTTATAACTTGGTCTGTTGGTGCATTTCTTTCGTTTATTATATTCCCGGTAATTATGTACCTATCAAGAAAGGTGCTTAGTAGAATAAATATTAAAACGTTTGTTTCTTTTGTTGCGTTTGGTGTATTTAACTATGTTTTGGTGACAGGTAAATTACTTAAATTTTTTGAGAACTTTATTGTTGGATATCTTCACAAAAGCATTACATTATCCGGAAGAGTTTATTTATGGGAAGTTGTGTTGAAATGTCTTTCAGAGAAGCCGTTACTTGGTGAAGGTGTGCATTCAACGAGCTACGATTTATTATACTTCTATCAACACTCTGGATGTATTCCTGGAACAGCAGTTAATCATCCACATAATCATTTGCTAAATATAGCTTTTCATGGTGGTTATTTTGCTTTAGTTTTTTTTTATGATTATAATGTTTACCGTTTGTGTTAG
- a CDS encoding glycosyltransferase, which yields MSLISVIVPVYKVEKYLDRCIDSIVNQTFKDIEIILIDDGSPDNCSKMCDEWGERDSRIVVIHQENQGLSAARNSGIRIAKGDYFTFVDSDDWISPTMISDLYEIINKHDADISICNFIRTDRKMNKEDSEDSKELVYSQEEFMKLIMRINGNRCIHYAWGKLYKRKVIDFDEHYPVGMLNEDVEGMFKAVIQSQKIVETNKIGYYYFNNTESISRTKFGINFLSLHEVWNRILSLAESRAPQYYDYVKYNYIRSDFTILMDYILYGDEQTDIKYNDEKEIILKRLKNNIWILFKSPMKMNRKIMLIFIAYFFNPFKMIVRVINNKRKY from the coding sequence ATGTCATTAATCAGTGTAATTGTTCCAGTATATAAAGTTGAAAAATATTTGGATCGTTGTATTGATTCTATTGTAAATCAAACCTTTAAGGACATAGAAATAATATTGATTGATGATGGTTCACCTGATAATTGTTCAAAAATGTGTGATGAATGGGGTGAACGAGATAGTCGAATAGTTGTAATTCATCAGGAAAATCAGGGCTTAAGCGCCGCTAGAAATTCTGGAATTAGAATTGCTAAAGGCGATTATTTCACTTTTGTTGATAGTGACGACTGGATTAGTCCAACTATGATAAGTGACTTATATGAAATAATTAATAAACATGATGCAGATATTTCAATATGTAATTTTATTAGAACTGATAGAAAGATGAATAAAGAGGATAGTGAAGATTCAAAGGAATTAGTTTATTCGCAAGAAGAATTTATGAAACTTATAATGCGAATAAATGGAAATCGTTGCATTCATTATGCCTGGGGAAAATTATACAAAAGAAAAGTAATAGATTTTGATGAACATTATCCTGTCGGTATGCTTAATGAAGATGTAGAGGGTATGTTTAAAGCAGTAATCCAATCACAAAAGATAGTGGAAACAAATAAGATAGGGTATTATTACTTTAATAATACTGAGAGTATAAGCAGAACCAAATTTGGTATCAACTTCCTTTCATTACATGAAGTGTGGAATAGAATTCTTTCTTTAGCGGAGAGTAGAGCACCTCAGTATTATGACTATGTAAAATATAATTATATAAGATCTGATTTTACTATTCTTATGGATTATATATTATATGGCGATGAGCAAACGGATATCAAATATAATGATGAAAAGGAAATAATTCTTAAGAGATTAAAAAATAATATATGGATTCTATTCAAAAGTCCAATGAAAATGAATAGGAAAATAATGTTGATATTTATTGCGTATTTTTTCAATCCATTTAAGATGATTGTTCGAGTGATAAATAACAAAAGGAAATATTAA
- a CDS encoding DUF4422 domain-containing protein, producing MDKKDIALIVATHKNYWMPKDEMYVPLHVGREGKNDLGYIGDNTGDNISTKNANYCELTGLYWAWKNLDADYLGLVHYRRHFTAKGAKGTKEERVITKAQLSEILKKTDVILPTPRNYYIETNYSQYVHAHHAEDLDTTRAIIKEKYPEYLAAYDASMEKTYGHRFNMFIMKRDKFDAYCEWMFDILFELEKRLDISNYNKNDSRVFGFVSERLLDVWINTNKIKYVDQPYIFMEKQNWFVKGANFIKRKIGVQEKK from the coding sequence ATGGACAAAAAAGATATAGCGCTTATAGTAGCTACGCATAAGAATTACTGGATGCCAAAGGACGAAATGTATGTACCTCTCCACGTTGGAAGAGAAGGCAAAAATGATCTTGGATATATTGGCGATAATACAGGAGACAATATCAGCACTAAGAATGCCAACTACTGCGAACTTACAGGTTTGTATTGGGCATGGAAGAACCTTGATGCTGATTATTTAGGGCTTGTTCACTACAGAAGACATTTTACTGCAAAAGGTGCAAAGGGAACAAAGGAAGAGCGTGTTATTACTAAAGCACAGCTAAGCGAAATTCTTAAGAAAACTGATGTGATTTTACCTACACCACGTAATTACTATATAGAAACGAACTATTCTCAGTATGTACATGCTCATCATGCGGAAGATCTCGATACAACTCGTGCAATTATAAAAGAGAAGTATCCTGAATATTTAGCAGCTTATGATGCCAGCATGGAGAAAACATATGGTCATCGTTTCAATATGTTTATTATGAAGCGGGATAAGTTTGATGCTTATTGTGAATGGATGTTTGATATTCTCTTTGAACTGGAAAAGAGACTGGATATTTCAAATTACAATAAAAACGATTCAAGAGTATTTGGTTTTGTAAGTGAAAGATTACTCGATGTGTGGATCAATACTAACAAAATAAAATATGTTGATCAGCCTTACATTTTTATGGAAAAGCAGAATTGGTTTGTTAAAGGCGCAAATTTCATTAAGAGAAAAATTGGCGTGCAAGAAAAAAAGTAA
- a CDS encoding NAD(P)-dependent oxidoreductase, with translation MNFIIFGGSGFIGTHLIKLLKDEVVKGGDNIYDLDIVMPGEEGVVPGVVENIEGVNYIRLDVRKKIEFDFTPTKDDIIFNLAAVHRTPGHPDKEYFQTNILGAETVTAFAEKHGINKILFTSSIAPYGAAEQLKKETTVPTPNTPYGISKLVAEKIHMIWQAKDSERELTIVRPGVVYGKGEHGNFTRLYWGIRKRYFVYTGRKDTIKACVYVKELVRFMKYRMIDNDFKGVDIFNCTFEPAFTIEQICNAMMKCTNMERHIPLINGKLLMGTAKVVGPLGGKKVGIHPDRVKKLMISTNICGEKLKNCGYQFHYTLEESIKDWYKDCNGEGLN, from the coding sequence ATGAATTTTATCATTTTTGGTGGTTCCGGTTTTATTGGAACCCATCTTATAAAGTTATTGAAAGATGAAGTAGTTAAAGGCGGAGATAATATATATGATCTTGATATTGTTATGCCGGGCGAAGAGGGTGTAGTACCTGGAGTAGTTGAGAATATTGAAGGTGTAAACTACATTCGTCTTGACGTAAGAAAGAAAATTGAATTTGATTTCACTCCTACCAAAGATGATATTATTTTTAATCTTGCTGCGGTACACAGAACACCTGGACACCCTGATAAGGAATATTTCCAGACAAATATTCTTGGTGCTGAAACAGTTACTGCTTTTGCAGAGAAACATGGAATCAATAAAATTCTGTTTACTAGTTCAATTGCACCTTATGGTGCTGCAGAACAGTTAAAGAAGGAAACAACTGTTCCAACTCCGAATACACCTTATGGTATCAGTAAACTTGTTGCCGAAAAAATTCATATGATCTGGCAGGCAAAGGATTCTGAACGTGAACTTACGATTGTACGTCCAGGGGTTGTTTACGGTAAGGGTGAACACGGTAATTTCACAAGACTTTACTGGGGAATAAGAAAGAGATACTTCGTTTATACCGGAAGAAAAGATACTATCAAGGCATGCGTATATGTTAAGGAATTAGTACGCTTTATGAAGTATCGTATGATTGATAATGATTTCAAGGGTGTTGACATATTCAACTGTACTTTTGAACCAGCGTTTACAATTGAACAGATTTGTAATGCAATGATGAAGTGTACAAATATGGAAAGACATATCCCTCTTATCAACGGAAAGCTTCTTATGGGGACTGCTAAGGTCGTTGGTCCGCTTGGAGGAAAGAAAGTTGGTATTCATCCGGACAGAGTTAAAAAGCTTATGATTTCTACAAATATTTGTGGTGAAAAGCTTAAAAATTGCGGTTATCAGTTTCATTATACACTTGAAGAGTCAATTAAGGACTGGTATAAAGACTGTAATGGAGAGGGATTAAACTGA
- a CDS encoding sugar transferase, with protein sequence MQATVRKNEERLLSEDEVTNSFIKSIEVYGDQKPTLPGKGEKIGVTDYPILEFDERALRLLHEGVSETLTHSKVKPAGGKGYEIFKRAFDIVASACALTVLAVPIGIVALMIYADDKGNPFFSQVRLTKDGKPFKMYKLRTMCMDAEKRFAEVQKENQTDGLAFKSDNDPRVTKLGSILRKLSIDELPQFYNTLKGDMSIIGPRPPLPREVVLYTPEQMDRLLVKGGLSCICQTEGRSDMEFDKWVEGDVKYIKSRSAFMDVKLMFKTVSAVLMRKGAK encoded by the coding sequence ATGCAGGCAACTGTTAGAAAGAATGAAGAGCGTCTGCTGTCTGAAGACGAAGTTACAAATAGTTTTATAAAATCAATAGAAGTTTACGGTGATCAGAAGCCAACACTTCCGGGTAAGGGAGAAAAGATCGGCGTTACTGATTATCCAATCCTTGAATTTGATGAACGTGCTCTTCGCCTTTTACACGAGGGCGTATCGGAGACTCTTACTCACAGCAAGGTAAAGCCTGCCGGCGGCAAAGGATATGAAATATTCAAGCGTGCATTTGACATAGTAGCATCTGCATGTGCTCTGACGGTACTTGCAGTGCCGATAGGAATCGTTGCGCTTATGATCTATGCAGATGACAAGGGTAATCCGTTCTTTTCTCAGGTAAGACTCACCAAGGACGGCAAGCCTTTCAAGATGTACAAGCTCCGTACCATGTGTATGGATGCTGAAAAGCGCTTTGCCGAGGTGCAGAAGGAGAACCAGACTGACGGTCTCGCTTTCAAGAGCGATAACGATCCGCGAGTTACCAAGCTCGGCAGTATTTTAAGGAAGCTCTCCATTGATGAGTTACCACAGTTTTATAATACTCTGAAAGGTGACATGAGCATCATCGGACCGCGTCCGCCGCTACCGAGAGAAGTTGTGCTTTATACTCCTGAACAGATGGACAGATTGCTTGTCAAGGGCGGTCTTTCATGCATTTGTCAGACTGAAGGAAGAAGTGATATGGAGTTTGACAAGTGGGTTGAGGGGGATGTGAAGTATATTAAGAGCAGAAGTGCATTTATGGATGTTAAGCTGATGTTCAAGACGGTAAGTGCTGTACTTATGAGAAAAGGCGCAAAGTAA